Genomic window (Rossellomorea aquimaris):
AGATTTCCTGTATAGAACGTCGCTTCTCCCGTTCTTGAGTTCGTCAGGGAGTAGCCGAGCATGGAATCTACGCCTTCTTTTGGCGAAGTGAAATCGGTGAAGTAGTACATGTCACCATTTTCGTCAAAAATAGGGCTTACATTGGCTTCGGTCCCTTCGTCAGAAGGTAGCTTGACGTCTGATTTACCGAAGCGGCTGTTCCAGAAGCCTTGAACGTAGTTACCGAAATAACTGTTCTGAAGGCTGACGGTTTCCGGTGAAATCGCGCCGTCAATGAAAGCCGGGACTTCGTCGATTTTGTATGACTTGGTATCCCCGGATTTTGGATCGACCATGACGATTCCTTTCGCTTCAAATCCGTTACGTGCCGAAATGAACTCACCGTACGTTCGAATATAGAATGGCTTTCCTTCGTCATCGATCTCAAGCTGAACATCACCGTTGAAGATCTGCTTCGGATAGTTCAAGCGGATGTGTCGCTCGATTTTTTTATTAAAGAAGGCAGAAGGTGTGTAGACCATTTCTTCTTTGATGAATTTAGGGTTTGCTGATGAGTCGGTGGCACTTAGCGTGAAGTAACCGGGTGTTTCATCTCCCTTGAACCATTTGAAGAAACCGGAGAATTCAACCGGTGCAATGTAGACGTACTCGCCATTGACCTTTTGAATCTGCAGTCGTCCAAGCTCATAGTAACTCGTATTCGGAACCTGACCGAATGCTTTCTTCATCTTGTTGCGGGCGAATTGTGGAGGGACGCTTGCAGGCGTTTCCTTTTCATCAAACGCTTCGATTTCCGTTTTCACGTCCATTTGCGCTGATTCAAATTTCTCATCGGCGTTGAACACAAAGGCGGTCAGGAAGTAAGCCCCGACGAGGAGACTTCCAAGGAACAGTGCACCCTTCACCATTCGTTCGGTCCCGGTTGCAAGTGTGGCACCAAAGCCTGCGGCAACGATGAGCAAGATCCACATGCTTGTAAAGTTTTGATCCAGATTCGTAATGTAATAGAAGACGAATACAATGATCGTCGTAATAAGGAGGGTGGCCCCGAACAGTGCTGCAAATGACGGATATCCCTCTTTTTTATTCTGCTTTTTCATGATTGCCATCGGTACGACGAGTAAGGCCATGACCAATCCGACAATGACTGAAAATAATAAGATGTTTCCCATAGTGTTCCCCTTTCAAGTGCTTCTGTTTATAGTGTATATACGGATGAGGGGGTGTGGAGGTTTCATTTGTTTTTTGGGGGAGCGTTCGGTTGGGAGGGTCGATCGGCAATCAAGGTCATATATCCAACCCATCTATCATTCGCTATAATAAATAGAAAGAACCATTTCAGGAGGATTTTATGGATATATTTGATATTGCGAGGATTGCGGGGGTGTCTAGGAAGACGGTGCAGCGGGTTCTGAACAATTCGGACCAGGTACGACCCGAGACACGTGACCGCATTCGGAAGATCATGGAGGAGCATCACTATCAGCCCAATGTTTCAGCGAGAAGGCTGGTGAAGAAAAAGACGCATACGATCGGGCTTTTTATCATTCAGGATCCTCAGAAGTACCGTATTTATTCGGATGATCTATTTTATAGTGTGGTGATTGGCGCCATGATTAATGCCTGCTCAGAGCGGGGATATAATATGCTCGTGAACATGACGGATCTGAATGATGCCTCCCCCGTTTTAAAACTGTACCGTGAAAAGAGCATCGATGCGGGAATCATCATCAGCTGGAGCAATGTCCAATCAATCGTGGATCAAATTACTTCAGCGGGCTTTTCGGTGGGTGTCTTTGATCAAAACAATGTGTCGAGACGGACTCCATCGATTCCGATGCCCGTATTACAAAACGAAGTAAGTGCGATGGTGGCGACCAATCACCTCATAGAGCTTGGTCATGAGGTGATTGGGATCATTACGGGTGATGAAGATAATACTGCGGCAATGGAACGTCTGAGTGGCTATCAAAAAGCAATGGAAGCGGCAGGGATCCCGATTCAATCCTCTTACATATATAAAGGAAAATTCATCGAAGAATCAGGGAGGGATGCTGTCAATCATTGGATCGGGCAGGGAACTCTTCCTTCTGCCATCGTGTGTTCGAATGATCATATTGCGTTCGGTGCCCTCAAGGCGTTAAAGGCAGCCAACCGGAAAGTTCCTGACGACGTGTCTCTCATTGGCTTTGATAATCTATTGCTTACGGAATATACTTCCCCTGCATTAACGACCATGAATATTCCAAGAGTTGAGATGGCGGTGTCCCTGGTGGAGCAGTTGATTCACAGAATCGAGGAGCTCCCCTATGAAAAGATGAGTCCATTTGAAGCGACACTCGTCAAACGAGATTCCAGTCGCGAAATAAAATAAGAAAAGAAAATGCTGTATTCCCATGGGTGTCAGCATTTTTTTAATAGAGAAAGAGATTGTTATTGTAAAAAAATGTTGTCAAAGAGTGATGATGGTTTTATAGTTATATACAAATGTCCCACGTGAGACATAAATGAATACAGGAGGCGTTCCAATGATAAAAAAAGCAGTCACTTCTTTTACCGCCGCATGTCTCATCATGAGTCTTACTCCAGGAAACATAGGAAAAGCAACGCAGCACAAAGAAAAGCCATATCACCTCAAGGATTCGACGTTAAAGGATAAAACAATCAAAGGAGACCTGGTGATCACCCCTGATGCAGGAACAGACATTACGTTTGAAAACGTGACGGTTCTTGGGAAAACCCTTATCAAGGGGAAAGCACCTGAAAGCGTTCAATTGACAGATTCTCAGTTACATAGCCTCTCAGTGAAAGCACCCGGGCACCCTACAAAGATTACCGCCTCTGGAGAATCGAAAGTCGAAGAAACACTGCTGGATGGAAATGTTTTGCTGGAAGAAAACGAGATTACGTCCGTTGGATTCCAGGACGTTACGGTATCGGCTTCTACTGTCAAAACGAAAAAAGCTGACCTGGAAGGTGAGTTCGATACGATTACAACCACAGGTAAAAAGGGACAGGCTCACGTAGAGCTTGACGGCATCGCAGAACGGTTAATTTTGAATGCGTTTTCATCCGTCAGCCTCACTTCT
Coding sequences:
- a CDS encoding LacI family DNA-binding transcriptional regulator: MDIFDIARIAGVSRKTVQRVLNNSDQVRPETRDRIRKIMEEHHYQPNVSARRLVKKKTHTIGLFIIQDPQKYRIYSDDLFYSVVIGAMINACSERGYNMLVNMTDLNDASPVLKLYREKSIDAGIIISWSNVQSIVDQITSAGFSVGVFDQNNVSRRTPSIPMPVLQNEVSAMVATNHLIELGHEVIGIITGDEDNTAAMERLSGYQKAMEAAGIPIQSSYIYKGKFIEESGRDAVNHWIGQGTLPSAIVCSNDHIAFGALKALKAANRKVPDDVSLIGFDNLLLTEYTSPALTTMNIPRVEMAVSLVEQLIHRIEELPYEKMSPFEATLVKRDSSREIK